The Thermoplasmata archaeon genome contains the following window.
TGTTATAAAATTTTCATCTAAAAAAAGTGCCTCTAATACAATATATTATTAATTTATTATTACAAAATAAAAATGAATTTTTCATCTTTTAAATATGGTAAAAATTATGCATAATGCTAATTTCTTATCTTAATTTCAGATACTTGACCAGTTACTATCTTTTAATTATATTTGCAAACATTTTAAAGTTAATTAATGAGAAATATCCAAAAAGTTGTTTTCTATGGGCTAAATTAAGAATATTACAAAATAAAAAGATACAAAATTAAAAAAGAGGCATTTTAGATTTTTCAGTTGATTTTGGCAACAAAAATGTTAGAAATCCTATTATTATTATCATAACTGCCAAGATCTCATATGTGTATGCTAATTTAGAGTAGCTATTTACTAGTATACCACCAACTATTATTGGCCCTAACACCATTCCGCCGCCACTAGCAATACCCCATACCATGGAATTGCTTACAGAGGATGTGCTAGAAACATAATCTTTCGTCAAAGACATCAGCAGTGGAAAACTGCTGAAGTTAAAAAAGGCAAAAATGACAAGTAAAGTCATACTTATATAACCTTCAGTAAGAACATACCCCAGTGTTGCTATTCCTGTGCCTATTGTAGTTACTATAAGTAACCATTTTTTATCAAATTTGTCAACCATAATCCCAAAAAATGGTTGCCCGAATATTGCTACTGTATACATTATAGTCATTGTGATTCCTAATGATAAGCCTAATCCAAGACCTTTGGTATATGTTATATAGAATGGTATCCAGCTAAGTATCCCCTGTGTTGCAAGGGATCTTAAAAATGTAACAATAGCTAGGATCAGAATTCCACTAGTAAGAGCATTCTTAATAGGTTTACGGATACTATTATCTATTTTTCCATCTTTTTTAGGAATTATATTACGAAGACCTAACCACATTATTGCAGCTCCTATAAATCCAATCGCCGCTATTATGGCTAACGAAACACTATAATAATACACTACAATCAAAGTGTATAAAATTGTGGGGTAAATTGCTCTTCCCACGCTTCCAAGCCCTCCATTTATTCCCAGTGCTTTTCCAAGAAGTTTCTTGGGGGATACATTCTGTATAACTGCAGCGCCAAGAGGATGGTAATATCCACTACCAATACCCATTACTAAAGAGGATAATATGGTCATGGTAAAAAGCCAGTTTCCTTTCGATAATGATAAAGAGTAACCAAGCCCCAATAGACCTAAAGAAATCAAGAAAATACCAATCGACAAATTTTCAGCAAATTTTCCGCTTTTATCTACCAGCGAACTTACCAACGTTGTGAATATCATAGATGCTGCATAAAAAGCTGCAAACATTGTCGTAATCATCAGTGGCGAAAACCCTTTTTGAACAGAGAAAAATGTGGCTACTATTGGAAACAAAAAGTAAGCACCATCATTTAAAAAGTGCCCTAATGATGTATATATCAAACTCAAACGTATTTTTTTAGCAGTAATATCTATTTCAGTCATAGATAACTTATATATCGATATATTATTTAAATCTTATGTTTAAAGGTTAGAACAGTAAATAAAAGGTATCTAGGTTTTTTAGGGATACGTGTGTGTGTTTTTGAACTCTCCGTATGTCGGTAATAAACCGTTAGGTCACATTTATATAGCTACAGGTAAAAAGGCTCAGAAAATGGCTGATTTCTGAGATATAAAAATGTATGAAGTATGTACTTTTAAAGAAAATCTATGACAAATAATTTCTAATACGTATGGATTTAATGTTAAATAACAATTGATTTAACGTTTTATTTATACCATCGAACTCCCCGTAAAGTTCATATAATGCATTTATTTATATCATCTGAAATTGATATTCCTACTTGATCTTCTTCAGAATAAACTTTTAACGCGTAGGAGCCGGGAGTTCCCATTCGCAAGATATGGGATGAAAATTTTCCTAACCCACTCTGATATATTTATTGCCGGAGTAGCCGAGCGGCAAAGGCGCAGGCCTGGAGAGCCTGTTCTCCGTTAAGGGGAGCGGGAGTTCAAATCTCCCCTCCGGCGCTTATATGAAAGTTTAAAATAGAGCTTAAAGAAAAGAGAGACAATGGAGAAGAGCAAATATCGTGCATTATGCAGATCTAAGACCCCAATAGTTTCAGAATAGATTCTCCATATGATCACGAGTTGACAATGATAGAGACATAAGATGCAAGCATATACGTAGCGAAGCTTGATATGGCGCGAGTTATACGAACTTACCAAGATCTTGAGAAATTCAAATGATAACGCGGGGGTAGAATGCAAATTTTAACGCAAAATTAGAAATGTATTTAATAAAAAAATATAGAAATTGTGTTGTTATTTACTTTTTATCACTCTTATTATATCTTGATGTTTAGCTACTGTTCCATGTACTTCCATTAAGATTTACAGAACTAGGCCATAATGCAAAATTCCATGATAGTTGTGATGACCATCCAGAAATGAAAATGTTTTCATTTCCTCCGTTCACATCGAATATTTGTGCGCCTATTATTGGTGGATAACCTCCTGATTTGGTCGGATCTAATAATCCAATAGAGGATGGATTTACCTCATAAGTTACGTAATCTTTTGCAGGGTCTCTGATACTGCCTAACTGCTCAGCAGTATTTACATAGCCAGAGCTCGGATTTGTTTTGTCCTGCCACTCGATTGGTATCCCATTTTGTTCACTGTAACTTACAGAGACGCCAACGCCGCTAACACCTGCAGAAAGAGAATAGGTCATATCTGAGGTTGAGCCACTATTGGTAGGAGCCCAATCATAAAGCACCTGCCCTGCAAATTTACTTGTATTCCAGTTAGTAATAGACTCCATGTTACTTAAGGTAAATGAATACCTGGAATATGAATACATATAGACCGTATTGCGAGTATAGGCTAAGAAAAAGTACCATGTACCTTTTGCATTAGTAGTTTGTGCCTCATAATAATCTACTGCAGTTTCTTGAGTGGCAGCTTTTACAGTAGGTCCAAATGGCCATACATATGAATATGCACTATTTGAATACCACCCTAAATAGCCTAGGTAACTAGTGAAAGTGTTTTCATTGATTACCATCGGAGAATATGGAGATTGTTTTTGATTCATATAATCCGAAATCAAACCTCCATTTACAGTTGCTTCATTTGAAAATTTGTTGACCGCAGTGATAATCCCTCCATATATATTTGTACCGTTAGGGATGACATACATACCAAACGGTGCAAAAGAAATAGCTACAGCCGGTGCGCTGTAAATGAAAGGATCTAATTGTAAATTGCTTTTATTCTCGTTAAAAGTATATGCAAAAACAACTGGCATTCTTAATTTATTAAGTTGTAATGCTTCAAACCAGGCATCAAAAAATCTATGTCTCTGGCTGTATGATCCATATATTATAACAGAAAATCCATATCCGTTATGTATTTTCGTAGAAAACATATT
Protein-coding sequences here:
- a CDS encoding MFS transporter, with the translated sequence MTEIDITAKKIRLSLIYTSLGHFLNDGAYFLFPIVATFFSVQKGFSPLMITTMFAAFYAASMIFTTLVSSLVDKSGKFAENLSIGIFLISLGLLGLGYSLSLSKGNWLFTMTILSSLVMGIGSGYYHPLGAAVIQNVSPKKLLGKALGINGGLGSVGRAIYPTILYTLIVVYYYSVSLAIIAAIGFIGAAIMWLGLRNIIPKKDGKIDNSIRKPIKNALTSGILILAIVTFLRSLATQGILSWIPFYITYTKGLGLGLSLGITMTIMYTVAIFGQPFFGIMVDKFDKKWLLIVTTIGTGIATLGYVLTEGYISMTLLVIFAFFNFSSFPLLMSLTKDYVSSTSSVSNSMVWGIASGGGMVLGPIIVGGILVNSYSKLAYTYEILAVMIIIIGFLTFLLPKSTEKSKMPLF